The Oleiphilus messinensis DNA segment CTCGTTTGAAAATGCACTGTTGTTCAAGGAAGTGAACGACCTGAATACGGGCCTTGAACACAAAGTGATCGAACGCACGCAAGCCTTGAATCAAGCCGTTAAAGATTTGGAAGCCGCAAATGAGGAACTGAAGTCATTCAGCTACTCCGTATCCCATGATCTGCGCGCACCGATACGTCATATTCGAGGCTATTCTGAAGTACTTCGAGAAGAGTTGGGTTTGAAAGTCGACACCGCCACCAATGACCTGATTCAGCGCATAATTGATAGTACAACCAAAGTAAATGCATTGATTAACGGGTTGCTTGAGCTGTCCAGAATGCAGCGTCGCACGCTGGATAAAGTTGACCTGAGCCTGTCTGAAAGAGTTAAAAGTGTTTTCTCCGAAATGCGCGAGCGATACCCCGAACAACAGGTTACTTGCCATTGCCAACCCGGCTGCTGGGTCAGCGCAGACAGTCAGATGCTCACATCCGTATTAGATAATCTGATCGGGAATGCCTGGAAATATTCAAGCCACAAACCTCAGTCCACAATCACCTTTGGACAAGTGGACAACGCGCTCCCCATTCCGGAAGGAATTGGAAATCGGCCTGATTCTCTGCCGCAAAACCAACGCATTTATTATATTCAGGATACAGGCGTAGGATTCGACATGGCCCATGCAGATCAACTGTTTGGCAGTTTTAAAAGACTGCATAGCAGCCGGGAATTCGAAGGTTCGGGCATTGGTCTGGCTACGGTGAAGCGGATTATCGAGAAGCACGGCGGTAGTATCTGGGCAGCAGCGGAGGAAAATCAAGGAGCGACATTTTACTTCACCCTGCCCAATGCCCATAACCAGATCTGACAAATGACCGCTTTACCGCCCGCGTCCACAGGGTGGAGAGTGCAACAACTCCGGCCCGAATCGAAACTGGTCTTTCATCGATAAAATATGGTCCAACACAGCCTCGAGCCGCTTCGGTTTGTTCAGCCCGGATCGGTAAACCAGATAGATTGGCATTGGCACCGCATGCCAGTCCGGCAATACTCGAACCAGTTTGCCCTCATGCCATTCACACACCAGTTCATTCGCCGGAATTTGCGCAATGCCCAATCCAGCTATAGCACCCCCTTTCAATCCCTGTATGCTGGGGCAGTAAAAGTTGCTGTTCACATCCACCGAAATCGTCTCCTGTTCCGACATGAGTGTCCACGGAATCGAGTCAGAATTACGTTGAAAACGAAGGCAGTTGTGATGCATTAAATCCAGAGGACTTTCGGGTATCCCCTGCTCTTCAAGATACCCGGAACTGGCCACCAATACGCGAGTTGAATAACCAATCTCCCTGGCCACGAGCCGATCATCTGCAACCTGCCCGATTCTAAGTGCCAGATCAAAGCCCTGAGAAAACAGATCATCAAAACCATAGGACAACTCCAGTGAGACCTTGATCTTGGGCCAGCGTTTCATGAACGGGGTCAGCACATAATTGGTAAGAAATCCACCTAGCGTCGGTGGTGCCGAGATCCGCAACATGCCCTGTACTTGTTGCTCCATTTCCTGAATGTCTTGGGTTAAGGAGCGGAACTCATTGACCAGTTGTGCCGCACGATCATAGACGATTTGTCCGGCTTCTGTAATCTGGATTTTTCGGGTCGACCGCTCCAGCAATTTGGTTTCCAGATGCTCCTCCAACTTGGTGATTGCTTTGCTGACCGTTGATTTAGGTAAGCCCATCAACTCCGCACACTGGGTCAGGTTCATTTGCTGGCAGGTTGTCACAAAGACAGACAGGGTTCTGAAGTCAATAGTTTCCAAATTACGAACAATCACTTTCAATTTACCATATTGTTTCACATTCCTATAAACCATACGCTAGCGCCATGATCAACTCAAGCAAATTATCTGGAGCTTTACATGTCCACCACACTTAACCTGCATTCTGAAATCCAACTGGGTGATATCAAACTGAAAAACCGCGCACTCATGGCCCCGCTCACCCGGGCTCGGGCGGTGAATCACGTTCCTACAGAGTTGATGGCGGAGTATTATGCGCAGCGCGCAGGAGCGGGCCTGATCATCGCCGAGGCAACAATGGTGATGGAAGGAACATCAGCTTTTGTAAACGAACCCGGTATTTATAATCAGGCACAAATCGATGGCTGGCAAAAGGTCACCGACGCGGTTCACGGAAAAGGCGGCAAAATCTTCTTGCAACTCTGGCACGGGGGGCGCGCCAGCCATCCCGATTTGAATGGTGGCCGTGCAGCCGTTGCCGCCAGCCCGATTGCTATCACGGATTCTGAGGTCCATACGCCGGACGGCAAAAAGCCTTACACCGTCCCACGGGCGCTGGAAACAGATGAAATACCAAGTATCGTGGCGGCTTTCAAGCAAGCAGCGATCAATGCCAAGGCCGCCGGTTTCGACGGTGTAGAGGTTCACGGTGCAAATGGCTACTTACTGGATAACTTCCTGCGTGATGGTACCAACCAGCGTAAGGACCAATACGGCGGCTCCATCGAGAATCGCGCCCGCTTACTATTTGAAGTTTTAGAGGCGGTTATCGAAGTCTGGGGATCAGGAAAAGTCGGCCTGCGCACATCTCCCCTAAATAGCTTTAACAGCATGAAAGACAGTGACCCCGTTGGTTTAACCACCTGGTTGGCTGAGCACCTTAACCAATTCGATCTTGCTTTCTGGGATTTAATGCGTACCGATTTCTTTGCTCAACAAAGCGGCGAAATCATGACACCTGCGCGTACCCTGTACAAAGGCAACCTTATCGGCAATATGGGTTACAACCAGGACGAGGCTTCAACAGCCATCCACCAAAAGCATTTGGATGCCGTAGCCTTTGGTGTACCCTTCATTGCCAATCCCGACCTCGTTGAACGCTTCGCTGCCAATGCAGCACTGAACGAAGCTGACCCGAACACGTTTTATATGGGAGGAGCAGAAGGGTATACGGACTATCCGACGATGAATTAACCTTTCATCCCCTCAACCAAAACACTTCTCGCCCCACTTCAACGCCGTTGATCTGGACGGCGAGGATGTGTTCGCCGGGGTAGTATTTCCGGGTGGTAACGGGTTTAAACGAGTGGCTTTTTTCAATCCGTTGGGGATTCCCGGAGTTGAGTGTGACAGACTTCAGTTTGAACACTTTCGGTGCGGTTTTGCCGTTTGCTTTTTGATGATGAACGACATAATCGACCACAACAGACTGTTCATCCTGTTCCGTCTCGAGCAGGACTGTAAACGGCAGCGACTCTCCAATACTCAGTTCTTTTTGATTCAAGCTCAATTGCGCTTGCACCTGATGATTTGCAGAATAACCAAGCAGCGCGAATACATCAGGGTGGCCTTGTTTGACCAGCGTTCGTAGAGCCTGTTTAACGATCCACGCTGTCTCGGCACCCTGGTTTAACTCCAGCCACCGTTGGCAGGTTTGAATCACTAAATCCGGATGATCTTTACTGATATCATTCAGATTATTGGCCACCGACCGGCGCACATAAAGATCCGGATCATTATTCAGTCGTTCAAGCACCGCCAAAACCGGTGCAGGATCATTGATAAATTCATTTAACCGAATCCCCCAAGGCAAACGCGGTCGACAACCTTCCGATGCCAGGCGGCGCACGTGTAAGTCCTCGTGTTCGCTCCAGTCCTGCAACTTTGCATTCGTCAGTTCAGGGTGCTTTTGAATAAAAGGGCGAACCGCAAATTCGGCACTGAATAGCGACGTCAGTTTTTCCAGCACATCCAGCGCGATGTCCGGATGATCCAGACCGGCTACCGCAACGTAGTCAATAACCGGCCATGCTGCGAATCCTCTCAAGGCATCATTTTCATCCCCACGATCCCAAACCGGCGGTAACTGCACCAAACGCTTCGCAATCTCAGGAAACGTGCCTTCCAAATGGGTCTGCAGACGCTCGATTAGAAAATC contains these protein-coding regions:
- a CDS encoding LysR family transcriptional regulator, which produces MVYRNVKQYGKLKVIVRNLETIDFRTLSVFVTTCQQMNLTQCAELMGLPKSTVSKAITKLEEHLETKLLERSTRKIQITEAGQIVYDRAAQLVNEFRSLTQDIQEMEQQVQGMLRISAPPTLGGFLTNYVLTPFMKRWPKIKVSLELSYGFDDLFSQGFDLALRIGQVADDRLVAREIGYSTRVLVASSGYLEEQGIPESPLDLMHHNCLRFQRNSDSIPWTLMSEQETISVDVNSNFYCPSIQGLKGGAIAGLGIAQIPANELVCEWHEGKLVRVLPDWHAVPMPIYLVYRSGLNKPKRLEAVLDHILSMKDQFRFGPELLHSPPCGRGR
- a CDS encoding alkene reductase, with protein sequence MSTTLNLHSEIQLGDIKLKNRALMAPLTRARAVNHVPTELMAEYYAQRAGAGLIIAEATMVMEGTSAFVNEPGIYNQAQIDGWQKVTDAVHGKGGKIFLQLWHGGRASHPDLNGGRAAVAASPIAITDSEVHTPDGKKPYTVPRALETDEIPSIVAAFKQAAINAKAAGFDGVEVHGANGYLLDNFLRDGTNQRKDQYGGSIENRARLLFEVLEAVIEVWGSGKVGLRTSPLNSFNSMKDSDPVGLTTWLAEHLNQFDLAFWDLMRTDFFAQQSGEIMTPARTLYKGNLIGNMGYNQDEASTAIHQKHLDAVAFGVPFIANPDLVERFAANAALNEADPNTFYMGGAEGYTDYPTMN
- a CDS encoding DNA alkylation repair protein — protein: MKEGLDRAAIQRMANNLAQVFNELNVDTFVDEACSQIEALELKQRVDFLIERLQTHLEGTFPEIAKRLVQLPPVWDRGDENDALRGFAAWPVIDYVAVAGLDHPDIALDVLEKLTSLFSAEFAVRPFIQKHPELTNAKLQDWSEHEDLHVRRLASEGCRPRLPWGIRLNEFINDPAPVLAVLERLNNDPDLYVRRSVANNLNDISKDHPDLVIQTCQRWLELNQGAETAWIVKQALRTLVKQGHPDVFALLGYSANHQVQAQLSLNQKELSIGESLPFTVLLETEQDEQSVVVDYVVHHQKANGKTAPKVFKLKSVTLNSGNPQRIEKSHSFKPVTTRKYYPGEHILAVQINGVEVGREVFWLRG